One region of Metallosphaera sedula DSM 5348 genomic DNA includes:
- a CDS encoding BtpA/SgcQ family protein translates to MGGIFIAGMIHLPPLPGSPRGGQPLEEIVKYAVTEADKLQSAGVDAVIVENLGDYPFFKDNMPPITVASMSVIVREVRRKLGLQVGVNVLRNGCIDAFSLAHVNGADFIRCNILIGAYATDQGVIEGRAAELLRLKRSLNSRVRILADVHVKHAYPLYNLPTELVAQDLAERGGADAVIVSGPRSSLPPSIETVKKVKESVQVPVIVGSGISLGNFKEFCGVADGLIVGEVDFKENGMIGGPSKVEAYKKLVKGCKGV, encoded by the coding sequence GGGTGGGCAACCGCTTGAGGAGATCGTGAAATATGCAGTCACCGAGGCGGATAAGCTCCAGAGCGCAGGGGTTGACGCAGTCATCGTGGAGAACCTCGGGGATTATCCCTTCTTCAAGGACAACATGCCTCCGATCACCGTGGCCTCCATGAGCGTGATAGTTAGGGAGGTTAGGAGAAAACTTGGGTTACAGGTGGGAGTGAACGTTTTGCGAAACGGGTGCATCGACGCCTTCTCCTTAGCCCACGTTAATGGGGCAGACTTCATCAGATGTAACATCTTGATTGGGGCCTACGCCACAGACCAGGGGGTGATTGAGGGCAGGGCTGCCGAACTCCTCAGGTTAAAGAGATCACTTAACTCCCGCGTGAGAATATTGGCTGACGTTCACGTGAAGCACGCATACCCGCTCTACAATCTTCCCACAGAGTTGGTTGCTCAGGACTTGGCAGAGAGGGGAGGAGCTGATGCCGTGATTGTGTCGGGGCCGAGGAGCTCACTTCCACCGTCCATTGAGACCGTGAAGAAGGTGAAGGAGTCGGTTCAGGTACCGGTGATTGTGGGGAGCGGAATTTCGCTCGGAAACTTCAAGGAGTTCTGCGGTGTTGCGGATGGGCTAATTGTTGGTGAGGTTGATTTCAAGGAGAACGGCATGATTGGGGGCCCAAGTAAGGTTGAGGCATATAAGAAGCTGGTGAAGGGTTGTAAGGGGGTCTGA
- the cas6 gene encoding CRISPR system precrRNA processing endoribonuclease RAMP protein Cas6 — MQLMKMTFNVTPLHDVVLPPLSSKVLKYLVLSQQVLPFLEELVRSKDKQKPLFISNLALDGKRLYSRGEPITVKAKTRLTGSVTFPFSKEAFNVGGGRVKTVYGEYEISLKEVSVLDETPSTSTRGNLRVSFLTPALLCSKIYLPPFLREKYRRKKIGFSLIPTPGLVVAYGYRQYLALLGKTDSYENDIKTFKLLVMANALSRVVGYRLYPETVVIGEDEKGRLRLTRGVKGWIEFDIVGKLKESAAKYLEVASFLGIGRSRGIGLGEVHFKMVERGENSH; from the coding sequence ATGCAACTCATGAAAATGACCTTCAACGTGACGCCCCTTCACGACGTGGTTCTGCCACCCCTGTCCTCAAAGGTGTTGAAGTACCTGGTCCTATCTCAACAGGTTCTTCCGTTCCTCGAGGAGCTTGTAAGGTCGAAGGATAAGCAGAAGCCCCTCTTCATTTCCAACCTTGCCCTAGATGGGAAGAGGCTTTACTCCAGGGGAGAGCCGATCACAGTGAAGGCGAAAACAAGGTTAACGGGTTCGGTCACTTTCCCCTTCTCCAAGGAGGCCTTTAACGTTGGGGGAGGGAGGGTAAAGACGGTTTACGGTGAGTACGAGATTTCCCTGAAGGAGGTGTCCGTCCTAGATGAGACCCCCTCAACCTCGACAAGAGGGAATCTCAGGGTCTCCTTCCTGACTCCAGCCCTCCTTTGCTCCAAGATTTACCTCCCTCCCTTTCTCAGGGAGAAGTACAGGAGGAAGAAGATTGGTTTCTCGCTGATCCCAACCCCTGGTCTCGTCGTTGCATATGGGTATAGGCAGTACCTCGCCCTCCTCGGGAAGACTGACAGTTACGAGAACGACATAAAGACCTTTAAGCTCCTAGTTATGGCGAATGCCCTGTCCCGCGTCGTAGGGTATAGGCTTTACCCCGAGACGGTTGTGATTGGGGAGGACGAGAAAGGCAGATTAAGGCTAACGAGGGGGGTGAAGGGTTGGATAGAGTTTGACATCGTGGGGAAGCTGAAGGAAAGTGCGGCTAAGTACCTTGAGGTTGCCTCCTTCCTAGGGATTGGGAGGAGTAGGGGGATTGGGCTAGGGGAGGTTCACTTCAAGATGGTCGAGAGGGGAGAGAATAGTCACTGA
- a CDS encoding ATP-binding protein translates to MRVEDFKAVIAEFLNSEIPKTTDRETRLPLDTNYVITLTGGRRVGKTYILYNTMSRLVSEGKASKDEIVYVDFEHPRLRNLSAVDLDDILTAFYELTGKKPRYLFLDEIQTVKDYGSWFRRRLDARVFLTGSSSALTPSRIAEELRGRSLNFEVFPLSFREYLSFLGVRVNPEITLYTEEKGKILSLLREYLRYGGYPAVVLERDPGLKKMLLRSYFDSVVVRDLNERYAETFASYIVSNYSSLISYNRVYNYLKTLGFKVSKEKVIELFRRGREAYFLFEVEVFERSETKRKVNPRKVYIVDMGYPYALGYDSVSKAMENAVYLQLRREGKEVYYWRSEDAEVDFVVSEKMEPKELIQVTYAEDKIEDREVKGLRKAEREINAERSTIITWSYQGRVNGYQAVPLWYWLLRRER, encoded by the coding sequence ATGAGAGTTGAGGACTTCAAGGCGGTGATTGCTGAATTCCTTAACTCGGAGATACCCAAGACCACGGATAGGGAGACCAGGTTGCCCCTTGACACAAACTACGTGATCACGTTGACCGGTGGAAGAAGGGTTGGGAAGACCTACATCCTCTACAACACCATGTCCAGGTTAGTTTCCGAGGGCAAGGCCTCCAAGGACGAGATAGTTTATGTGGATTTCGAACACCCCAGGCTGAGGAACTTAAGTGCCGTTGATCTTGACGACATATTGACTGCCTTCTACGAGTTAACAGGGAAGAAGCCAAGGTATCTCTTCCTCGATGAGATACAGACCGTGAAGGATTACGGGAGTTGGTTCAGGAGGAGGCTTGACGCGAGGGTTTTCCTGACGGGGTCCTCCTCCGCATTAACTCCCTCAAGGATAGCCGAGGAGCTCAGGGGAAGGAGCCTGAACTTTGAGGTCTTCCCCCTCTCCTTCAGGGAGTACCTGTCCTTTCTGGGAGTACGTGTGAACCCTGAGATCACCCTATACACAGAGGAAAAGGGGAAGATCCTATCCCTATTGAGGGAGTATCTCAGGTATGGCGGATATCCAGCGGTGGTCCTTGAGAGGGACCCAGGTCTCAAGAAGATGCTGTTACGATCCTACTTCGACTCCGTCGTGGTGAGGGACCTGAACGAGAGGTATGCCGAAACCTTTGCCTCCTACATCGTGTCAAATTACTCGTCGCTGATCTCGTACAATAGGGTTTACAACTACCTGAAAACCCTGGGTTTCAAGGTAAGTAAGGAGAAGGTGATCGAACTCTTTCGCAGGGGGAGGGAGGCGTACTTCCTGTTCGAGGTGGAGGTGTTTGAAAGGAGCGAGACTAAGAGGAAGGTGAATCCTAGAAAGGTCTACATCGTGGACATGGGTTATCCCTACGCCTTGGGGTATGACTCAGTGTCTAAGGCTATGGAAAACGCGGTCTACCTCCAGTTGAGGAGGGAGGGGAAGGAGGTGTATTACTGGAGATCTGAGGACGCGGAGGTGGATTTTGTGGTGAGTGAGAAAATGGAACCTAAGGAGCTCATACAGGTGACCTACGCCGAGGACAAGATAGAGGACAGGGAGGTGAAGGGATTGAGAAAGGCTGAAAGGGAGATCAACGCGGAAAGGTCCACGATCATAACCTGGAGCTACCAAGGGAGGGTCAACGGTTATCAGGCAGTTCCTCTTTGGTATTGGTTATTAAGGAGAGAGAGATAG
- the csaX gene encoding type I-A CRISPR-associated protein CsaX, producing MLVNTYDIFGDYYVITVASLGEGQWRGRGLEIPDNRFLDVMQLASSLARGKEEERRKRIEKTKKIEGILRILPLSGNDKKPFEQALSCLNIPTQSTISEILGKANPDMAKKECQKVSAPSFVKPEMYEYGKYPGYRGSTKVEVKVDPVYLVVAVAGWVISRLGEAMISNSDRVGIHLFPVSVDRQFSVLPSLVKDSPLIPGFYPSTAFLLWLAYQMVSRKAEIRSGINIYAVSDAGGQSPTTVVGGFTTSVERLLENKIFRDEQAYAVEAVTREALRYDSGKRDYAIRISNLLYEVLMGSRRSEELMYFANRELLSINLTKSKEDKRLYEMMSMLARKIAEV from the coding sequence ATGCTAGTTAACACTTACGACATATTTGGGGACTACTATGTGATCACAGTGGCCTCCCTGGGTGAGGGGCAGTGGAGAGGTAGGGGCCTCGAGATTCCGGATAATAGGTTTCTAGACGTTATGCAACTTGCGTCATCGCTTGCTAGGGGAAAGGAAGAGGAGAGGAGAAAGAGGATAGAGAAGACGAAGAAGATAGAGGGTATCCTCAGGATATTACCGCTCAGCGGTAATGATAAGAAGCCCTTTGAACAGGCCCTGTCCTGCCTCAACATTCCGACACAGTCCACAATATCCGAGATTCTAGGAAAGGCGAATCCGGACATGGCCAAGAAAGAGTGCCAGAAGGTGAGTGCACCGTCGTTTGTGAAGCCTGAGATGTATGAGTACGGGAAGTACCCAGGGTACAGGGGGAGTACAAAGGTCGAGGTAAAGGTTGATCCAGTTTACCTGGTTGTGGCAGTTGCAGGTTGGGTAATAAGCAGGCTAGGGGAGGCCATGATAAGTAACAGTGATAGGGTTGGAATTCACCTATTCCCGGTCAGCGTTGATAGGCAATTCAGCGTATTACCGTCACTGGTTAAGGATTCGCCCCTAATCCCAGGTTTCTATCCCAGTACGGCGTTCCTGCTCTGGTTAGCGTATCAGATGGTAAGCAGAAAGGCGGAGATAAGGTCTGGAATCAATATCTACGCGGTTTCAGACGCTGGAGGACAATCACCAACTACGGTAGTGGGTGGGTTCACGACTAGCGTTGAGAGGTTGCTCGAGAATAAGATCTTCAGGGACGAACAGGCCTACGCCGTAGAGGCCGTGACGAGGGAGGCTCTTAGATACGACTCAGGTAAGAGAGATTACGCAATACGAATCTCTAACCTACTGTATGAGGTTCTTATGGGATCTAGGAGAAGCGAGGAATTGATGTACTTCGCAAACAGGGAGCTACTATCAATCAACCTTACAAAATCTAAGGAGGATAAGAGACTTTACGAAATGATGTCGATGCTGGCCCGTAAGATCGCGGAAGTGTAG
- a CDS encoding HD domain-containing protein, producing MKPCAFEGQGLRDHALGSVREVQRVFGESYFQVMKRRIDALVRRLDNKQSLDSSFIKGISAEQWRDLTFFLVAFHDIGKAGEFYQNKFNEDCTPKERASFAFHEVGSSLYLYRLRWRNDILRFWSVLTTMNHLNAIRSLDNLEEARRWISKEPAILHLRRYGSLGELEVFAERVSWAVKVTPPENYNVGDLQDMETWLRDKTNLRLNKGYLLLLLPVIVGDNLDSSAQRERDEDSRRKRRFIRALEEMYHAS from the coding sequence ATGAAACCTTGTGCCTTTGAGGGACAGGGGTTGAGGGATCACGCCCTAGGTTCAGTGAGGGAGGTCCAGAGGGTATTCGGGGAAAGTTACTTCCAGGTAATGAAAAGGAGGATTGATGCCCTTGTGAGGAGGCTTGATAACAAGCAGTCCCTCGACTCCTCCTTCATTAAGGGAATTTCCGCAGAACAGTGGAGGGACCTAACGTTCTTCCTTGTTGCCTTCCACGATATTGGTAAAGCCGGTGAATTCTATCAGAACAAGTTTAACGAGGATTGCACCCCGAAGGAGAGAGCTAGCTTTGCCTTCCATGAGGTTGGCAGTTCGCTCTACCTCTACAGGTTGAGGTGGAGGAATGACATTCTAAGGTTCTGGTCTGTCCTGACAACGATGAATCACCTAAATGCCATCAGGAGTCTCGACAACCTTGAGGAGGCTAGGAGATGGATATCGAAAGAGCCTGCTATTCTTCACCTGAGGAGGTATGGATCACTTGGGGAGCTCGAGGTATTTGCAGAACGCGTTTCGTGGGCAGTCAAGGTTACTCCACCGGAGAATTACAATGTCGGTGATCTTCAGGACATGGAGACTTGGCTTAGGGACAAGACGAACCTTCGCCTGAATAAGGGCTACCTCCTTCTCCTGTTACCTGTCATCGTTGGCGACAATCTTGACAGTAGCGCCCAACGCGAAAGGGACGAGGACTCGAGAAGGAAGAGGAGGTTCATCAGGGCACTGGAGGAGATGTATCATGCTAGTTAA
- the cas3 gene encoding CRISPR-associated helicase Cas3': MSSLVDYYGEACKLQGFEPRKGIEETLSKIEEGKAVILTAPTGYGKTSLTYALGLASLRGNGHFDRVIHVLPLRSIVQDLTSKLENFMRLAGYSNTVVGAYDMDFHDTPYFLRKVNVTTLDSFVLNMFKLPVSEITRGMKGMGTHYEVPRGAIYSSVVVFDEFHLFSDDGGKDKSLTSVIASLRGLGAMQVPFVIMTATLPGSLRDLIKEELEDVVEVVEVKDNFKIERDVSVDFVDELDFNKLDRRTLVVMNTRKGAITAYQEAKKAGLSPVLIHSKFSAMDRRRKVDEIKNAKLVISTQVIEAGIDVSFDVLYTEAAPLPNLVQRAGRVARYGGQGEVHILPFSGHVYDRNDVETSLEIVRREGKLDSSLMSSFNTSYILNSDLLFSLNILDEGPFFSSEATAKLLKKECSITRETSLIMGFPQGCRSSACGIPLTEDEAKDLLERGAKPLRDGELVDWKPGNLCLSIDFMLKGIDGISVDYNQEVGAIL; the protein is encoded by the coding sequence ATGTCGTCCTTAGTTGATTATTACGGAGAGGCTTGTAAGCTACAAGGGTTTGAGCCTAGGAAGGGGATAGAGGAGACCCTTTCCAAGATAGAGGAGGGGAAAGCAGTCATCCTAACTGCCCCAACGGGTTACGGCAAGACCTCACTTACGTATGCCTTGGGACTGGCCAGTCTCAGGGGGAACGGGCACTTTGATAGGGTAATACACGTCCTGCCCCTTAGAAGTATTGTCCAGGACCTTACCTCAAAGCTCGAGAACTTCATGAGGCTAGCGGGTTACTCCAACACAGTTGTTGGGGCCTACGACATGGACTTCCACGACACTCCTTACTTCCTGAGAAAGGTGAACGTTACGACGCTTGACTCATTCGTATTGAACATGTTCAAACTACCTGTGTCCGAGATTACTAGGGGTATGAAGGGGATGGGGACTCACTACGAGGTTCCGAGGGGGGCGATCTACTCCTCAGTGGTTGTGTTTGACGAATTCCATCTTTTCTCCGATGACGGAGGAAAGGACAAAAGCCTGACCTCAGTGATAGCGTCACTTAGGGGACTTGGGGCGATGCAGGTCCCCTTCGTAATCATGACGGCAACCCTTCCAGGTTCCCTTAGGGACTTGATCAAGGAGGAGCTTGAGGACGTCGTTGAGGTCGTGGAGGTCAAGGACAATTTCAAGATAGAGAGGGATGTTAGCGTTGACTTCGTGGATGAGCTGGACTTCAATAAGCTTGATAGAAGGACTCTCGTGGTCATGAACACCAGGAAGGGGGCCATCACCGCGTACCAAGAGGCCAAGAAGGCCGGACTGTCCCCCGTTCTGATTCACTCGAAGTTCAGCGCCATGGATAGGAGAAGGAAAGTTGACGAGATCAAGAACGCTAAACTGGTCATCTCAACGCAGGTGATAGAGGCCGGAATTGACGTTTCGTTTGACGTCCTCTACACCGAGGCTGCCCCACTCCCCAACTTGGTCCAGAGGGCTGGCAGAGTTGCGAGGTATGGCGGACAGGGAGAGGTTCACATTCTTCCCTTCAGCGGTCACGTCTACGATCGGAACGATGTTGAGACGAGCCTTGAAATTGTGAGAAGGGAGGGCAAACTTGATTCGTCACTTATGTCGAGTTTTAACACCAGTTACATCCTGAACTCCGATCTTCTGTTCTCGTTAAATATCTTGGATGAGGGGCCCTTCTTCTCGTCGGAGGCAACTGCGAAACTCCTTAAGAAGGAATGCTCGATCACAAGGGAGACATCCCTTATCATGGGCTTTCCCCAAGGATGTAGATCCTCAGCCTGCGGGATCCCGCTAACTGAGGATGAGGCTAAGGACTTGTTGGAGAGAGGGGCCAAGCCACTTCGCGATGGAGAACTAGTTGACTGGAAACCTGGGAACCTTTGCCTCTCAATAGATTTCATGCTGAAGGGAATTGACGGAATCTCTGTGGACTACAATCAGGAGGTTGGGGCGATACTATGA
- the cas5a gene encoding type I-A CRISPR-associated protein Cas5a, whose amino-acid sequence MPPSELTYSKVWVRLHWGFSISYPTASKEKRATLLPPPTTLVGALSYGKFRGFDVSGDMKGSPAISILDRVKVASARLEGQATYVEDIVRNVVSYFQKPERRADRKYTYNVVPTGKVYSPGSLLKLVYVTTFPEDELRRLSWSITRLGVKEGLVSVEDVEVGRAEVVKGRVRTGYYFKASIPHLMGDAVYVDFWEGGLVWGHEAELVRYVIPMKQVPLRSSELEVEAQEAYKVGDEYVVLS is encoded by the coding sequence GTGCCCCCCTCAGAGTTAACCTACTCGAAGGTCTGGGTCAGACTTCACTGGGGCTTCTCAATTTCCTACCCAACTGCTTCTAAGGAGAAGAGGGCGACCTTACTACCTCCGCCCACGACACTGGTTGGTGCCCTGAGTTACGGAAAGTTCAGGGGGTTTGACGTAAGCGGGGACATGAAGGGCTCACCTGCGATCTCGATCTTGGATAGGGTTAAGGTTGCCTCAGCAAGACTTGAGGGGCAGGCCACCTACGTCGAGGACATTGTGAGGAATGTGGTGAGCTATTTCCAGAAACCCGAGAGGAGGGCTGACAGGAAGTATACCTACAACGTTGTACCAACGGGAAAGGTCTACTCACCCGGTAGCCTGCTTAAGCTAGTTTACGTCACAACCTTCCCTGAGGATGAGTTGAGGAGGTTGAGCTGGTCCATAACGAGGCTTGGGGTCAAGGAGGGACTCGTGAGCGTTGAGGACGTTGAGGTGGGGAGGGCAGAAGTTGTTAAGGGGAGGGTTAGGACTGGTTACTATTTCAAGGCATCTATCCCTCACCTAATGGGCGACGCAGTCTACGTGGACTTCTGGGAAGGAGGACTGGTCTGGGGACATGAAGCTGAGCTGGTGAGGTATGTGATACCCATGAAACAAGTTCCGCTTAGGAGCTCGGAGCTCGAGGTTGAGGCCCAAGAGGCCTACAAGGTAGGTGATGAATATGTCGTCCTTAGTTGA
- the cas7a gene encoding type I-A CRISPR-associated protein Cas7/Csa2 encodes MISGSVRFLVNVESLNGVESVGNLSRHRTAPIVTRKSTGEYVIRYVPVISGESLAHAYQMALVEIAEKMGLPVTHRTKQGELIKFANDDVLKEENIASPKDEKDARRFEVDVMLKDVVADVGGFMYAGKNPVRRSSKFSVGYMIPSLKTDEIPAQLEAQFHVRYSVVSSKDKQAIYNVEVGSALYTVSFLLDDGLIGVPSNPGKADKEDELLRIRGARVEASVRALYHLLTGNFGAKRSRFLPQLELKSAVLTVTDFPFVVEPGHSDDYIKLSHERAERAKSILMGKKVKTFAINREGLDTGKAEVKSNPEEVVEALLKEVKG; translated from the coding sequence ATGATCTCAGGTAGTGTTAGGTTCCTGGTGAACGTTGAGTCGCTGAACGGCGTTGAGTCGGTGGGTAACCTAAGCAGGCACAGGACAGCCCCCATAGTCACGAGGAAGTCCACGGGAGAGTACGTTATCAGGTACGTTCCGGTAATCTCTGGCGAGTCCCTAGCTCACGCCTATCAGATGGCCCTCGTGGAGATTGCGGAGAAGATGGGGTTACCCGTGACCCACAGGACGAAACAGGGGGAGCTAATCAAGTTCGCAAACGACGACGTCCTTAAGGAAGAGAACATTGCTTCACCCAAGGACGAGAAGGATGCCAGGAGGTTTGAGGTTGACGTCATGCTGAAGGACGTGGTTGCGGACGTTGGGGGGTTCATGTATGCTGGAAAGAACCCTGTCAGGAGGAGCTCAAAGTTCTCCGTGGGCTACATGATACCTTCCCTGAAGACCGACGAGATCCCTGCACAGCTCGAGGCCCAGTTTCACGTTAGGTATTCTGTGGTGAGTTCCAAGGACAAGCAGGCCATATACAACGTGGAAGTTGGGTCAGCCCTCTACACAGTTAGCTTCCTCCTAGATGACGGCCTAATTGGTGTCCCCTCTAACCCAGGTAAAGCTGACAAGGAGGATGAACTCCTGAGGATCAGGGGTGCTAGGGTTGAGGCTTCAGTCAGGGCACTGTACCACCTCCTTACCGGGAACTTTGGAGCCAAGAGGTCGAGGTTCCTTCCCCAGCTGGAGCTGAAGTCGGCTGTCCTTACCGTGACGGACTTCCCCTTCGTCGTGGAACCAGGTCACTCTGACGACTACATTAAGTTGAGCCACGAGAGGGCTGAGAGGGCCAAGTCAATCCTCATGGGGAAAAAGGTGAAGACCTTCGCCATTAACAGGGAAGGACTCGACACGGGAAAGGCGGAAGTTAAGTCCAACCCAGAGGAGGTTGTGGAGGCCCTACTCAAGGAAGTGAAGGGATAG
- the csa5 gene encoding type I-A CRISPR-associated protein Csa5 — translation MEPRLRRVANLLATASIYAETPTLLDRISNALSKEAAVKVIGDCERIVNTGLNRGEIRLQTGENPRIYIDVKEGERTKTYELYGSLSSSEDVTQFIEDVERDIYTARKVGAVAMATVNGVL, via the coding sequence ATGGAGCCCAGATTAAGGAGGGTGGCCAACCTACTGGCCACGGCCTCTATCTACGCCGAGACTCCTACCCTACTGGATAGGATCTCGAACGCATTATCCAAGGAGGCAGCCGTCAAGGTAATAGGCGACTGCGAGAGGATAGTCAACACAGGCCTAAACAGGGGAGAGATTAGGCTACAGACCGGCGAAAACCCGCGAATTTACATTGACGTAAAGGAGGGGGAGAGGACGAAGACGTATGAGCTCTATGGTTCACTCTCCTCAAGTGAGGACGTCACTCAGTTCATTGAAGACGTGGAGAGGGACATATACACTGCAAGGAAGGTTGGGGCGGTAGCCATGGCAACAGTCAACGGTGTCCTATGA
- the csa3 gene encoding CRISPR-associated CARF protein Csa3 — protein sequence MTCLITPIGFDEKFIVRSFLRHGKSRIQEVLLVKPSAKNEKTEIAISNLMKLLSEASTPLQTLEINHDDFVSSVSRIMSWVKRSTHSDYLLNLSSGMRIVDLEILTAFLLLQIDAEVEVETETLQGLVTFRVKDLIPYQLEESDLKILRAIHLGENKVSEISRKMKLPLATTWRRVKELQTAGFVTQDADGLKLTQKGRIFANLNFS from the coding sequence GTGACATGCCTCATAACTCCCATCGGGTTCGACGAAAAGTTCATCGTGAGAAGTTTCCTTCGGCACGGCAAATCGAGGATCCAGGAGGTTCTCCTGGTTAAACCCTCCGCGAAAAACGAGAAGACGGAGATCGCAATCTCAAACCTGATGAAACTCCTGTCCGAGGCCTCGACCCCCCTCCAGACCCTTGAGATCAATCACGACGATTTCGTCTCCTCAGTCTCTAGAATAATGTCCTGGGTTAAGAGGTCGACTCACTCGGACTACCTCCTCAACCTATCCAGTGGAATGAGAATAGTCGACCTTGAGATCCTTACTGCCTTCCTTCTCCTCCAGATTGACGCTGAGGTTGAGGTTGAGACCGAGACCCTTCAGGGGCTCGTGACTTTCAGGGTGAAGGACCTCATCCCATATCAACTTGAGGAGAGCGACCTCAAGATCCTTAGGGCCATTCACCTGGGTGAAAACAAGGTGTCAGAAATTTCGAGAAAGATGAAACTTCCGCTCGCCACAACCTGGAGGAGAGTAAAGGAACTTCAAACAGCGGGTTTCGTGACACAGGACGCAGACGGTCTCAAACTGACGCAGAAGGGCAGGATCTTCGCAAACCTTAACTTTTCATAA
- the cas4a gene encoding type I-A CRISPR-associated protein Cas4/Csa1, translating into MRSQITRQLRLLHSYRASDPIEEELRGWSYHHPPIKPRRYLSLSMGDVAYRYCETKRDVYLRRNGVQGEANQALNHGLSVHRIFSTISREVSRLTLSGLPPWDVVSILMSRCSKLSRECQDRSGCEQACKSFSLDLISDYFDSTSFIPTISEFRVDGTPLGLSPRLSVDAITQFSMVVEIKTGTPQDFHKLALAGYALALESSLELPLDFGTLIYVRGGELRYESHYVSPDLRKEFLDSRDEVISMLSEDRDPGLPTVCYPSCPFLSHCRGG; encoded by the coding sequence ATGAGGTCGCAGATTACGAGACAACTCAGGCTCCTCCACTCGTATAGGGCCTCGGACCCGATTGAGGAGGAGCTCAGGGGTTGGAGTTATCATCACCCTCCCATTAAGCCTAGGCGCTACCTCTCACTCTCGATGGGAGACGTTGCCTACAGGTACTGTGAGACCAAGAGGGATGTTTACCTTCGCAGGAATGGGGTTCAAGGAGAGGCAAATCAGGCCTTGAATCACGGACTTTCAGTCCACAGAATATTCTCGACGATCTCTAGGGAAGTCTCTAGACTTACCCTCTCCGGTCTACCTCCCTGGGACGTGGTCTCCATCCTCATGTCGAGGTGCTCCAAGCTATCAAGGGAGTGCCAGGATAGGTCAGGTTGTGAGCAGGCGTGCAAGTCCTTCTCCCTTGACCTCATCTCAGACTACTTCGACTCAACTTCCTTCATCCCAACGATCTCGGAGTTCAGGGTAGACGGGACTCCCCTAGGTTTATCCCCACGCCTCTCCGTGGACGCCATAACCCAATTCTCGATGGTGGTTGAGATAAAGACCGGAACCCCTCAGGACTTTCACAAGCTAGCACTAGCGGGATACGCCCTTGCCCTGGAGAGCTCCCTCGAGTTACCCCTGGACTTCGGAACCCTCATCTACGTGAGGGGTGGGGAGTTAAGGTATGAGTCGCACTACGTCTCGCCTGATCTCAGAAAGGAGTTCCTGGACTCAAGGGATGAGGTGATCAGCATGCTGTCTGAGGATCGCGACCCAGGTTTACCCACGGTGTGCTATCCAAGTTGTCCCTTCCTTTCCCACTGCAGGGGTGGTTAA
- the cas1 gene encoding CRISPR-associated endonuclease Cas1, with product MNSLVISDYGSYVTVKRGMFLVSRKVNDKEERREVSPSEVDEILFCSTSLVSTHVLRVALSRGITVAFLDSRGQIWGLLLPSVVTETVRTKKAQYEAVASGLDYGKEIIRAKINNQVVHLKYWARRGVKTDYRELEGKDEATAARIYWQNLSQVVPGFRGRDVEGGDGFNSALNYSYAILYSRVMRALVLAGLDPYLGFVHKDRPGNESLVYDFSEMFKPYVDLVLAKAFKDGLEVKLKGGLMDKESRGAVAKLVVKGLEEKVKEELDHNPKSLNQAIRAHALKFASALREKREYRGFRMVV from the coding sequence ATGAACTCACTCGTCATCTCGGATTACGGGAGTTACGTTACCGTGAAGAGGGGAATGTTCCTAGTCTCGCGAAAGGTTAACGACAAGGAGGAGAGGAGGGAGGTATCCCCGAGCGAAGTTGATGAGATTCTGTTCTGCTCCACGTCTTTGGTCTCAACCCACGTGTTAAGGGTGGCCTTGTCAAGGGGAATAACGGTTGCCTTCCTGGACTCAAGGGGGCAGATCTGGGGCCTCCTCCTCCCCTCAGTGGTTACGGAGACCGTGAGGACAAAGAAGGCCCAGTATGAGGCAGTTGCCTCTGGACTGGATTACGGGAAGGAGATCATAAGGGCGAAGATAAACAACCAGGTGGTCCATCTCAAGTATTGGGCAAGGAGAGGGGTAAAGACGGATTACCGTGAGCTTGAGGGAAAGGATGAGGCCACTGCTGCAAGGATTTACTGGCAGAACCTGTCTCAGGTTGTCCCTGGCTTTCGCGGAAGGGACGTTGAGGGAGGGGATGGATTCAACTCAGCGTTGAACTACTCCTACGCTATCCTGTACTCTCGGGTAATGAGGGCCCTAGTCCTAGCGGGTCTCGATCCCTACCTGGGATTTGTACACAAGGACAGGCCAGGTAATGAGAGTTTGGTCTACGACTTCTCGGAGATGTTTAAGCCCTACGTGGACCTGGTACTGGCTAAGGCTTTCAAGGATGGTCTAGAGGTGAAGTTGAAGGGAGGCCTCATGGACAAGGAAAGCAGGGGAGCAGTTGCTAAACTCGTGGTAAAGGGCCTAGAGGAGAAGGTTAAGGAGGAACTTGACCACAACCCCAAGAGCTTGAACCAGGCGATACGGGCTCACGCCTTGAAGTTTGCTTCTGCGTTGAGGGAAAAGAGGGAGTATAGGGGGTTCAGGATGGTGGTTTGA